From a region of the Actinomadura luzonensis genome:
- a CDS encoding aldehyde dehydrogenase family protein, translated as MSRLSVRKTYKLYIGGAFPRSESGRSYPVTSAKGDFLANASLASRKDARDAVVAARKAFPGWSGATPYNRGQILYRVAEMLEGRRAQFADEPASGGAGGKRAALESVDAAVDRLVWYAGWSDKIASVHGAANPVAGPYFNLSAPEPTGVVAVVAPADPLLGLVSVVAPVIVTGNTCVVVASEPSPLAAITLAEVLATSDLPGGVVNLLTGRQAELAPWLAAHMDVNGLDLTGVTDTELALRCEQEAAENLKRVLRPAQEDWTVDPGIGRMTRFLETKTVWHPKGA; from the coding sequence ATGAGTAGGTTGTCCGTCAGAAAGACCTACAAGCTGTACATCGGAGGGGCGTTCCCGCGCTCGGAGAGTGGGAGGTCCTATCCCGTGACCTCGGCCAAGGGCGACTTCCTCGCCAACGCCTCGCTCGCCTCCCGCAAGGACGCCCGCGACGCGGTGGTGGCCGCGCGCAAGGCGTTCCCCGGCTGGTCGGGCGCGACGCCGTACAACCGGGGGCAGATCCTCTACCGGGTCGCCGAGATGCTGGAGGGGCGGCGGGCGCAGTTCGCCGACGAGCCGGCCTCGGGCGGGGCGGGCGGCAAGCGGGCGGCGCTGGAGTCCGTGGACGCGGCGGTCGACCGGCTGGTCTGGTACGCGGGCTGGTCCGACAAGATCGCCTCGGTGCACGGGGCGGCCAACCCGGTCGCCGGTCCCTACTTCAACCTGTCGGCGCCCGAGCCGACCGGCGTGGTCGCGGTGGTCGCGCCCGCCGATCCGCTGCTCGGGCTGGTGTCCGTGGTCGCGCCGGTGATCGTCACCGGCAACACCTGCGTGGTGGTGGCCTCCGAGCCGTCGCCGCTCGCCGCGATCACGCTGGCCGAGGTGCTGGCCACCTCCGACCTGCCCGGCGGCGTGGTCAACCTGCTCACCGGGCGGCAGGCCGAGCTGGCGCCCTGGCTGGCCGCCCACATGGACGTCAACGGGCTCGACCTCACCGGCGTCACGGACACCGAACTGGCGCTGCGCTGCGAGCAGGAGGCGGCGGAGAACCTCAAGCGGGTGCTGCGGCCCGCCCAGGAGGACTGGACGGTCGATCCGGGGATCGGGCGGATGACCCGGTTCCTGGAGACCAAGACGGTCTGGCACCCGAAGGGCGCCTGA
- a CDS encoding amidase: MLWAGRSAIEIATAVRQGEVTAVTVVEEHLHAIATRDARVGAFRAVREQAVEEAQTLQKRRDLAELPLAGVPVAVKDNLEVAGEPTRLGSAASSATPAAQDHETVARLRAAGALVIGLTNMPELGLVAVGDSAYGTVRNPWNPERTPGGSSSGGAAAVAAGMAPLALGNDGLGSLRIPGAACGVLAVKPGAGLVPAPAQDWNGLTENGPIATTAEDLALALSVLAADPTLAGAWQAGRRVDPRPPMLRSVWADDDEVWRPQPPPDGPEPFDLRVAYAPQPLPPGLPVDKEFQAAVRAAAESLRVAGHTVVEHTRRLPVWLGPATIATWLSLAATTTEGLDPARLERRTRALARAGRSLARLRAGGARGRERWRAYGADQWFGDADALVMPVLAAVPPRAERWGERGFVSNVLLNVRFAPGAGPWNMCGWPALTVPIATHSSGLPIGVQLVAPPGGEPHLLGLAAQLQAAHPPLRPPGYR; the protein is encoded by the coding sequence ATGTTGTGGGCAGGCAGGTCCGCTATCGAGATCGCGACGGCCGTCCGGCAGGGCGAGGTCACCGCCGTGACCGTCGTCGAGGAGCATCTGCACGCCATCGCGACCCGGGACGCGCGGGTCGGCGCGTTCCGGGCCGTGCGCGAGCAGGCCGTGGAGGAGGCGCAGACCCTCCAGAAGCGCCGGGACCTCGCCGAGCTGCCGCTCGCCGGCGTCCCGGTGGCGGTGAAGGACAACCTGGAGGTGGCGGGCGAGCCCACCCGGCTCGGCTCGGCGGCGTCCTCCGCCACGCCCGCGGCGCAGGACCACGAGACGGTCGCCCGGCTGCGCGCGGCGGGCGCGCTCGTCATCGGGCTGACCAACATGCCCGAGCTGGGGCTGGTGGCGGTCGGCGACAGCGCGTACGGCACCGTCCGCAACCCGTGGAACCCCGAGCGCACCCCGGGCGGCTCCTCCTCGGGCGGGGCGGCGGCGGTGGCGGCCGGCATGGCGCCGCTCGCGCTCGGCAACGACGGCCTGGGCTCGCTCCGCATCCCCGGCGCGGCCTGCGGGGTGCTCGCCGTCAAGCCCGGCGCCGGCCTGGTGCCCGCCCCCGCGCAGGACTGGAACGGGCTGACCGAGAACGGCCCGATCGCCACCACCGCCGAGGACCTGGCGCTGGCGCTCTCGGTGCTGGCCGCGGACCCGACGCTGGCCGGAGCGTGGCAAGCCGGCCGCCGCGTGGACCCGCGCCCGCCGATGCTGCGGTCGGTGTGGGCCGACGACGACGAGGTGTGGCGGCCGCAGCCGCCGCCCGACGGGCCGGAGCCGTTCGACCTGCGGGTGGCCTACGCCCCGCAGCCCTTGCCGCCCGGCCTGCCGGTGGACAAGGAGTTCCAGGCCGCGGTGCGCGCGGCGGCGGAGTCCCTGCGCGTGGCCGGGCACACGGTGGTCGAGCACACGCGCAGGCTGCCCGTCTGGCTCGGCCCCGCCACCATCGCCACCTGGCTCAGCCTGGCCGCGACCACGACCGAGGGCCTGGACCCGGCCCGGCTGGAGCGGCGCACCCGCGCCCTGGCCCGCGCCGGGCGAAGCCTGGCCAGGCTGCGCGCCGGCGGGGCGCGGGGCCGGGAGCGCTGGCGCGCCTACGGGGCCGACCAGTGGTTCGGCGACGCGGACGCCCTGGTCATGCCGGTGCTCGCGGCCGTCCCGCCGCGGGCGGAGCGGTGGGGCGAGCGCGGGTTCGTCAGCAACGTGCTGCTGAACGTGCGCTTCGCCCCCGGCGCCGGGCCGTGGAACATGTGCGGCTGGCCCGCGCTCACCGTGCCGATCGCCACCCACTCCAGCGGGCTGCCGATCGGGGTGCAGCTGGTCGCCCCGCCGGGCGGCGAGCCGCACCTGCTCGGCCTGGCCGCCCAGCTCCAGGCGGCCCACCCGCCGCTGCGCCCGCCCGGCTACCGCTGA
- a CDS encoding alpha/beta fold hydrolase gives MIATALVTVATLLTAPGAALAAITGQDVTDEVGRRGITWAPCEEEPSVECGTLAVPIDWSRPNGRTVDLVLARRKATDPAARIGSLLTNPGGPGNSGVNDILRPSGFSEDVQRRFDIVSYDPRGVARSGSVTCSASVYNEMPYPVMTSQADYDKWVAFDRKLRADCRKRTGPLYDHLDSVNVARDMDAIRAALGEEKLTSYGVSYGTLAQQMYAELFPNRVRAMVLDSNMDHSLDVKAFQVTEAATVQDSFDEFVAWCERDSECVLHGRDVRALWKSLLEKADRGELLWPGDGRPVPAHNLLWLGVIMNEAPSWRLEAKVLLALDGGPVPDDMPGPPGNWQVGGETAELPTAILCEDWNLGLRSYAQYADVMRASNAVAPDMRYNPMPMGDMPICQGHPVNNPQHRLRYKGSAPLLVATSKHDPDTPYEWSANVARQLGPKARLLTYEGWGHGVYGMTECTTRAMDDYLISLTVPARGTRCPAEEPQG, from the coding sequence GTGATCGCCACCGCCCTCGTGACGGTCGCCACGCTGTTAACGGCCCCCGGCGCGGCCCTCGCCGCGATCACCGGCCAGGACGTGACCGACGAGGTCGGCAGGCGCGGCATCACCTGGGCGCCGTGCGAGGAGGAGCCCAGCGTCGAGTGCGGCACCCTGGCCGTGCCGATCGACTGGTCCCGGCCGAACGGCCGCACCGTGGACCTGGTCCTCGCCCGGCGCAAGGCCACCGACCCGGCCGCGCGCATCGGGTCGCTGCTGACCAACCCCGGCGGCCCCGGCAACTCGGGCGTGAACGACATCCTGCGCCCCTCCGGCTTCAGCGAGGACGTGCAGCGGCGCTTCGACATCGTCAGCTACGACCCGCGCGGCGTCGCCCGCAGCGGCTCGGTGACCTGCTCGGCCTCGGTCTACAACGAGATGCCGTACCCGGTCATGACCAGCCAGGCCGACTACGACAAGTGGGTCGCCTTCGACAGGAAGCTGCGCGCCGACTGCCGCAAGCGCACCGGCCCGCTGTACGACCACCTCGACTCGGTCAACGTGGCCCGCGACATGGACGCCATCCGCGCCGCCCTCGGCGAGGAGAAGCTGACCTCGTACGGCGTCTCCTACGGCACGCTGGCCCAGCAGATGTACGCCGAGCTGTTCCCGAACCGGGTCCGGGCCATGGTGCTGGACAGCAACATGGACCACAGCCTGGACGTCAAGGCGTTCCAGGTGACCGAGGCGGCCACCGTCCAGGACAGCTTCGACGAGTTCGTCGCCTGGTGCGAGCGCGACAGCGAGTGCGTGCTGCACGGGCGTGACGTCCGGGCGCTGTGGAAGAGCCTGCTGGAGAAGGCGGACCGCGGCGAGCTGCTGTGGCCGGGCGACGGCCGCCCGGTGCCGGCCCACAACCTGCTGTGGCTGGGCGTCATCATGAACGAGGCGCCCTCCTGGCGGCTGGAGGCCAAGGTGCTGCTGGCCCTGGACGGCGGCCCGGTGCCGGACGACATGCCGGGCCCGCCCGGCAACTGGCAGGTGGGCGGCGAGACCGCCGAGCTGCCGACCGCGATCCTGTGCGAGGACTGGAACCTGGGGCTGCGGAGCTACGCGCAGTACGCCGACGTGATGCGCGCCTCCAACGCGGTCGCGCCCGACATGCGCTACAACCCGATGCCGATGGGCGACATGCCGATCTGCCAGGGCCACCCGGTCAACAACCCGCAGCACCGGCTGCGCTACAAGGGCAGCGCCCCGCTGCTGGTCGCCACCTCGAAGCACGACCCCGACACCCCGTACGAGTGGTCGGCGAACGTGGCCCGTCAGCTCGGCCCGAAGGCCAGGCTGCTCACGTACGAGGGCTGGGGTCACGGCGTCTACGGCATGACGGAGTGCACCACGCGGGCGATGGACGACTACCTGATCTCGCTGACCGTGCCCGCCCGGGGCACCCGCTGCCCGGCGGAAGAGCCTCAGGGCTAG
- the hrpB gene encoding ATP-dependent helicase HrpB has translation MTGALGDGLPIRHVLPGLLGALAAGGTAVLTAPPGTGKTTVVPLALAEAGMRVLVAEPRRLAVRAAARRMGVSYTIRGERHTGANPMVEVVTTGVLLQRLQRDQELAGVDAVMLDECHERHLDADTALAFLLDVRDTLRPDLRVLATSATADAERWARLLGGPVVAASGVTHPVETVWAPPPRPVAPPHGLRVDPALLAHVAAVVRRALGERDGDVLCFLPGVGEIARVAGLLAGAGVDVLQVHGRAPAHVQDAVLAPGTARRVVLATSVAESSLTVPGVRVVVDSGLAREPRTDHARGLGSLTTVRVSKAAAGQRAGRAGREAPGAVYRCWTEAEHERLAEHPRPEIALADLTGFALQVACWGDPDASGLALLDPPPPAALAAAVRTLGELGALEPGPGPGRGKVTGRGRRMALAGVHPRLARALLDGGPRAAEVVALLSEQLPRDAGDDLVEVWRAARRGGTGFAARWRQETRRLRNTSAAPAPTRPAEPRQPGRPAEPAGAAASSPEGSDEEVAGLVVALAFPERVARRRGGGYLMASGTRAELADGSRLRSAEWLAIAVADRPTGSASARVRQAVPIDEETARRAHPVTVEDEVEWRVPPGGRRGDVTARTVERLGAIELSATPLTDADVRPAVLHGLRTEDVLTWTRQARELRDRLAFCHRALGDPWPPVDDLVALADRWLEPELSRARRRADLERIDVAQALLRLVPWSARLDQVAPERVEVPSGSRVRVDYSGEQPVLAVKLQEVFGLRETPRIAGVPVLVHLLSPAGRPVAVTADLASFWREGYRAVRAELRGRYPRHPWPEDPLTAPPTRRTNPRTRP, from the coding sequence GTGACCGGCGCTCTGGGGGACGGGCTGCCGATCCGGCACGTCCTGCCCGGCCTGCTGGGCGCGCTCGCCGCGGGCGGCACGGCCGTGCTGACCGCGCCGCCCGGCACCGGCAAGACCACCGTGGTCCCGCTCGCCCTGGCCGAGGCCGGGATGCGGGTGCTGGTCGCCGAGCCGCGCCGGCTCGCGGTGCGGGCCGCGGCCCGGCGCATGGGCGTCAGCTACACGATCCGCGGCGAGCGCCACACCGGCGCCAACCCGATGGTCGAGGTGGTCACGACCGGCGTGCTGCTCCAGCGCCTCCAGCGCGACCAGGAGCTGGCCGGCGTGGACGCGGTCATGCTGGACGAATGCCACGAACGCCACCTGGACGCCGACACCGCCCTCGCGTTCCTGCTGGACGTGCGCGACACGCTCCGCCCCGACCTGCGCGTCCTCGCCACCTCGGCCACCGCCGACGCCGAGCGCTGGGCCCGGCTGCTCGGCGGCCCGGTGGTGGCGGCGAGCGGCGTCACCCACCCGGTCGAGACCGTGTGGGCGCCGCCGCCGCGCCCGGTCGCCCCGCCGCACGGCCTGCGCGTCGATCCCGCGCTGCTGGCGCACGTCGCCGCGGTGGTCCGCCGGGCGCTCGGCGAGCGCGACGGCGACGTGTTGTGCTTCCTGCCCGGCGTGGGCGAGATCGCCAGGGTGGCCGGGCTGCTGGCGGGGGCCGGCGTGGACGTCCTCCAGGTGCACGGACGGGCGCCCGCGCACGTGCAGGACGCCGTCCTCGCCCCCGGTACGGCCCGGCGCGTGGTGCTGGCCACGTCCGTCGCCGAGTCGAGCCTGACGGTGCCCGGGGTGCGGGTGGTCGTGGACTCGGGGCTGGCCCGCGAGCCGCGCACCGACCACGCGCGGGGGCTCGGCTCGCTGACCACCGTCCGGGTGTCGAAGGCGGCGGCCGGGCAGCGGGCCGGCCGGGCCGGGCGCGAGGCCCCGGGGGCGGTGTACCGCTGCTGGACCGAGGCCGAGCACGAGCGGCTGGCCGAGCATCCCCGGCCGGAGATCGCGCTGGCGGACCTGACCGGGTTCGCGCTGCAGGTGGCCTGCTGGGGCGACCCGGACGCGAGCGGCCTCGCGCTGCTGGACCCGCCGCCCCCGGCCGCCCTGGCGGCCGCCGTCCGCACGCTGGGCGAGCTGGGCGCGCTGGAGCCCGGCCCCGGCCCAGGGCGCGGCAAGGTCACCGGGCGGGGGCGGCGGATGGCGCTCGCCGGCGTGCACCCGCGGCTGGCCCGGGCGCTGCTCGACGGCGGCCCGCGCGCGGCCGAGGTGGTGGCGCTGCTCTCGGAGCAACTGCCGAGGGACGCGGGGGACGACCTGGTGGAGGTCTGGCGCGCGGCCCGGCGCGGCGGGACGGGCTTCGCCGCCCGCTGGCGCCAGGAGACCCGCCGCCTCCGCAACACATCCGCCGCCCCCGCACCCACCAGGCCCGCCGAGCCCAGGCAGCCCGGCCGCCCGGCCGAGCCGGCCGGGGCCGCGGCCTCCTCTCCCGAGGGGTCCGACGAGGAGGTGGCCGGGCTGGTGGTGGCGCTGGCGTTCCCGGAACGGGTGGCGCGGCGGCGGGGCGGGGGTTACCTGATGGCGTCCGGGACGCGGGCCGAGCTCGCCGACGGCTCCCGCCTCCGGAGCGCGGAATGGCTCGCGATCGCGGTGGCCGACCGGCCCACGGGGTCGGCGTCGGCCCGCGTCCGGCAGGCCGTGCCGATCGACGAGGAGACGGCCAGGCGCGCCCACCCGGTCACCGTCGAGGACGAGGTCGAGTGGCGGGTCCCGCCGGGCGGCCGGCGCGGCGACGTCACGGCCCGCACCGTCGAGCGCCTGGGCGCGATCGAGCTGTCCGCGACCCCGCTCACGGACGCCGACGTCCGCCCCGCCGTCCTGCACGGCCTGCGCACGGAGGACGTCCTGACCTGGACCAGGCAGGCCAGGGAGCTGCGCGACCGGCTGGCCTTCTGCCACCGCGCCCTCGGCGACCCCTGGCCGCCGGTGGACGACCTCGTCGCCCTGGCCGACAGGTGGCTGGAGCCCGAGCTGTCGCGCGCCCGCCGCCGCGCCGACCTGGAGCGCATCGACGTGGCCCAGGCCCTGCTCCGGCTGGTCCCGTGGAGCGCGCGCCTGGACCAGGTCGCGCCCGAGCGCGTCGAGGTGCCGAGCGGGTCGCGGGTCCGGGTCGACTACTCGGGCGAGCAGCCGGTGCTGGCGGTGAAGCTGCAGGAGGTGTTCGGCCTGCGGGAGACGCCGCGGATCGCGGGCGTGCCGGTGCTGGTGCACCTGCTGTCCCCGGCGGGGCGTCCGGTGGCGGTGACGGCGGACCTGGCCTCGTTCTGGCGGGAGGGTTACCGGGCCGTCCGCGCGGAGCTGCGCGGCCGTTACCCTAGGCACCCCTGGCCCGAGGACCCGCTCACCGCGCCGCCCACCCGCCGCACGAACCCGAGGACCCGCCCGTGA
- a CDS encoding ArsR/SmtB family transcription factor has product MRLLPHPATEDIELTEVLRALADPVRLEIVMRLAVAGEMSCGVAGDDLGVHKSTASHHYRTLREAGVVLTKQVGRLKYMSLRRDDLDRRFPGLLDSVLNATLP; this is encoded by the coding sequence ATGCGCCTGCTGCCGCATCCCGCCACCGAGGACATCGAGCTCACCGAGGTCCTGCGGGCGCTCGCCGACCCCGTGCGGCTGGAGATCGTCATGCGGCTGGCCGTGGCCGGCGAGATGTCGTGCGGGGTGGCGGGCGACGACCTCGGCGTGCACAAGTCCACGGCCTCGCACCACTACCGCACCCTGCGCGAGGCGGGCGTGGTGCTGACCAAGCAGGTGGGCAGGCTGAAGTACATGAGCCTGCGCCGCGACGACCTCGACCGCCGCTTCCCCGGCCTGCTCGACTCGGTGCTGAACGCGACGCTCCCGTGA
- a CDS encoding MFS transporter, translated as MSSRLYSLAVGNFAIGTGMFVTAGLLPPISADLGVSRSAAGQLMTVFALAYAVLSPLLAALTARLSRRRLLLLALGVFVAGNALTALAPTYPLVLATRVLAAAGAAMFTPTASGVANALSTPERRGRALALVMGGLSVSSAIGVPLGTWLGGAAGWRATLWLVTGLGVLGLAWVAAAVPEVVVASSGRLKERFAPLAERRVLAVLATQLLMFAAGFTAYTYIGSLFDLPLTAVLWAWGLGGVAGNQLGGRLTDLYGPRRMIILGLAASTVFLALIPVANLALPVALVWAFLWGALGWLVAPAQQFRTVAAVPGNVPIGLGLLSSAQYLGLFVAGLAGGVALDAYGRAGVTALATALGLTALLVTLATYRDLAKAPVAERA; from the coding sequence ATGAGTTCGCGGCTCTACTCCCTGGCTGTCGGGAATTTCGCCATCGGCACCGGCATGTTCGTCACCGCCGGGCTGCTTCCGCCCATCTCCGCCGACCTCGGCGTCTCGCGTTCGGCGGCGGGGCAGCTCATGACGGTGTTCGCGCTGGCGTACGCGGTGCTGTCGCCCCTGCTCGCCGCGCTGACCGCGCGCCTTTCCCGCCGGCGGCTGCTGCTGCTCGCCCTCGGCGTCTTCGTGGCGGGCAACGCGCTGACCGCGCTCGCGCCGACGTACCCGCTGGTCCTGGCCACGCGGGTGCTCGCCGCGGCGGGGGCGGCGATGTTCACCCCGACCGCGTCCGGGGTGGCCAACGCGCTCAGCACGCCCGAGCGGCGCGGCCGGGCGCTGGCGCTGGTGATGGGCGGGCTGAGCGTGTCGTCGGCGATCGGGGTGCCGCTCGGCACCTGGCTCGGCGGCGCGGCCGGCTGGCGGGCCACGCTCTGGCTGGTGACCGGGCTCGGCGTGCTCGGGCTGGCCTGGGTGGCCGCCGCGGTGCCCGAGGTCGTGGTCGCCTCCTCCGGGCGGCTGAAGGAGCGCTTCGCGCCGCTGGCCGAGCGGCGGGTGCTGGCGGTGCTGGCGACGCAACTGCTGATGTTCGCGGCGGGGTTCACCGCCTACACCTACATCGGGTCGCTGTTCGACCTGCCGCTGACGGCCGTGCTGTGGGCGTGGGGGCTCGGCGGCGTCGCGGGCAACCAGCTCGGCGGGCGGCTCACCGACCTGTACGGCCCCCGCCGGATGATCATCCTCGGCCTGGCCGCGTCCACGGTCTTCCTGGCCCTCATCCCGGTCGCCAACCTCGCCCTGCCCGTCGCGCTGGTGTGGGCGTTCCTGTGGGGCGCGCTCGGCTGGCTGGTGGCCCCGGCGCAGCAGTTCAGGACCGTCGCGGCGGTGCCGGGCAACGTGCCGATCGGGCTCGGGCTGCTGTCGTCCGCGCAGTACCTCGGGCTGTTCGTGGCCGGGCTCGCGGGCGGCGTCGCGCTCGACGCCTACGGCCGCGCCGGCGTGACCGCGCTCGCCACCGCGCTCGGCCTGACGGCCCTGCTGGTCACCCTCGCCACCTACCGAGACCTGGCGAAGGCGCCGGTCGCCGAGCGGGCCTGA
- a CDS encoding undecaprenyl-diphosphate phosphatase — protein sequence MGWLEAVILGLVQGLTEFLPISSSAHIRVVSAFAGWEDPGAAFTAVIQLGTETAVLIYFRQEIWEIISTWTRSLWNKELRRHWAARMGWYVIAGTLPIGILGLLLKDQIETVFRDLRLVSATLIVFGIILWFADHTARNKLTLEKHLSFTHAIIYGFAQALALIPGVSRSGGTVTAGLLLDYRREDAAKYSFLLAVPAVLASGLFELKDIGEGPAPAWGPTILATVISFAVGYAAVAWFLRYISTHRFTGFVVYRILLGLFILFAVTMGWLDPQAGAVSGATAGAGTGAG from the coding sequence ATCGGCTGGCTGGAAGCGGTGATCTTGGGGTTGGTCCAGGGGCTCACGGAGTTCCTGCCGATCTCCTCCAGCGCCCACATCCGCGTGGTCTCCGCCTTCGCCGGATGGGAGGACCCCGGGGCGGCGTTCACCGCGGTCATCCAGCTCGGCACAGAGACCGCCGTGCTCATCTACTTCCGCCAGGAGATCTGGGAGATCATCTCCACCTGGACCCGCTCCCTGTGGAACAAGGAGCTGCGGCGGCACTGGGCGGCCCGCATGGGCTGGTACGTCATCGCCGGCACGCTGCCCATCGGCATCCTCGGCCTGCTGCTGAAGGACCAGATCGAGACGGTCTTCCGCGACCTGCGGCTGGTCAGCGCCACGCTGATCGTCTTCGGGATCATCCTGTGGTTCGCCGACCACACCGCGCGCAACAAGCTGACGCTGGAGAAGCACCTCAGCTTCACCCACGCGATCATCTACGGCTTCGCCCAGGCCCTGGCGCTGATCCCCGGCGTGTCCCGCTCGGGCGGCACGGTCACGGCGGGCCTGCTGCTCGACTACCGGCGCGAGGACGCCGCGAAGTACTCGTTCCTGCTGGCCGTCCCGGCGGTGCTGGCGTCGGGGCTGTTCGAGCTGAAGGACATCGGCGAGGGGCCGGCCCCCGCGTGGGGGCCGACCATCCTCGCCACGGTCATCTCGTTCGCCGTCGGGTACGCGGCGGTCGCCTGGTTCCTGCGCTACATCAGCACCCACCGGTTCACCGGCTTCGTGGTCTACCGAATCCTGCTGGGGCTGTTCATCCTCTTCGCGGTCACCATGGGCTGGCTCGACCCTCAGGCCGGCGCGGTCTCCGGCGCGACGGCGGGGGCGGGCACGGGCGCCGGGTAG
- a CDS encoding NmrA family NAD(P)-binding protein, with protein sequence MTILVLGGTGKTGRRVADHLTARGLPVRLGSRSATPPFDWADRSTWPAALEGVTAAYVSYYPDLAFPGAYDAVRAFTGLAVRAGVRRLVLLSGRGEPEARASERTVQESGAEWTVVRCGWFMQNFSEGFILEPVRAGVIALPADDVPEPFVDADDIADVAAAALTEDGHAGQVYELTGPRLLTFAEAAAELSAATGRRVEFVRVTPEEYVAAAVAAGLPREEAEGLATLFTGVLDGRNASVADGVPRALGRPARDFAGFARANAPVWKS encoded by the coding sequence ATGACGATTCTGGTTCTGGGCGGCACCGGCAAGACCGGCCGCCGCGTCGCCGACCACCTCACCGCCCGCGGCCTGCCCGTACGCCTCGGCTCCCGCTCCGCCACCCCGCCGTTCGACTGGGCGGACCGCTCGACCTGGCCCGCCGCGCTGGAGGGCGTGACGGCGGCGTACGTGTCCTACTACCCCGACCTCGCCTTTCCCGGCGCGTACGACGCGGTGCGGGCGTTCACCGGGCTGGCCGTGCGGGCCGGCGTGCGGCGGCTGGTGCTGCTGTCCGGCCGGGGCGAGCCGGAGGCGCGGGCGAGCGAGCGCACGGTCCAGGAGTCCGGCGCGGAGTGGACGGTGGTGCGCTGCGGCTGGTTCATGCAGAACTTCAGCGAGGGCTTCATCCTGGAGCCGGTGCGCGCGGGCGTGATCGCGCTGCCCGCCGACGACGTGCCGGAGCCGTTCGTGGACGCGGACGACATCGCCGACGTGGCCGCGGCCGCGCTCACCGAGGACGGCCACGCCGGTCAGGTGTACGAGCTGACCGGCCCGCGCCTGCTGACCTTCGCCGAGGCCGCCGCGGAGCTGTCGGCGGCGACCGGCAGGAGGGTGGAGTTCGTCCGGGTGACGCCCGAGGAGTACGTGGCCGCCGCCGTCGCCGCCGGCCTGCCGCGCGAGGAGGCCGAGGGCCTGGCGACGTTGTTCACCGGCGTCCTGGACGGCCGCAACGCGAGCGTCGCCGACGGCGTGCCGCGCGCCCTCGGCCGCCCCGCGCGCGACTTCGCCGGCTTCGCCCGCGCGAACGCCCCGGTCTGGAAGTCCTAA
- a CDS encoding AraC family transcriptional regulator — protein MDQLAALLDGPRARGAFLLRCVLDPPWSIRVQDEAPLSVTALVRGEAWVLLDGAEPVRLGPGEVAVNRGPAPYVVADRPGTEPQIVIHPGQRCTTLDGASLAQAMDLGVRTWGNDRDGGTVMLTGTYTMEGEVSRRLLEALPPLVVRPGGPVTTLLGAEIVKDEPGQEAVLDRLLDLLLIAVLRGHFATHDAPAWYRAMGDPIVGKALRLLHNNPAHPWTVAALAAEVGVSRASLARRFTDLVGEPPMAFLTDWRLALAADLLREPDATIGAVARKVGYGSPFALSAAFKRVRGVSPQEYRRQPAGAAG, from the coding sequence ATGGATCAGCTCGCGGCGTTGCTGGACGGCCCGCGGGCCCGGGGCGCGTTCCTGCTCCGCTGCGTCCTCGACCCGCCGTGGTCGATCCGGGTGCAGGACGAGGCGCCGCTGTCGGTGACCGCCCTGGTGCGCGGCGAGGCGTGGGTGCTGCTCGACGGCGCCGAGCCGGTACGCCTCGGGCCGGGCGAGGTCGCGGTCAACCGGGGGCCGGCGCCGTACGTGGTGGCCGACCGGCCCGGCACCGAGCCGCAGATCGTCATCCACCCCGGCCAGCGCTGCACCACGCTCGACGGCGCCTCCCTCGCCCAGGCCATGGACCTCGGGGTGCGCACCTGGGGCAACGACCGCGACGGCGGGACCGTCATGCTGACCGGCACGTACACGATGGAGGGCGAGGTCAGCAGGCGGCTGCTGGAGGCGCTGCCGCCGCTCGTCGTGCGGCCGGGCGGGCCGGTGACCACCCTGCTCGGCGCGGAGATCGTCAAGGACGAGCCGGGCCAGGAGGCGGTCCTCGACCGGCTGCTCGACCTGCTGCTCATCGCCGTGCTGCGCGGCCACTTCGCCACCCACGACGCGCCGGCCTGGTACCGCGCGATGGGCGACCCGATCGTCGGCAAGGCGCTGCGCCTGCTCCACAACAACCCCGCCCATCCGTGGACGGTCGCCGCGCTGGCCGCCGAGGTCGGCGTCTCGCGGGCGTCGCTGGCCCGGCGCTTCACCGACCTGGTCGGCGAGCCGCCGATGGCCTTCCTCACCGACTGGCGGCTGGCGCTCGCCGCCGACCTGCTGCGCGAGCCCGACGCCACGATCGGCGCCGTCGCGCGGAAGGTCGGCTACGGCAGCCCGTTCGCGCTCAGCGCGGCCTTCAAGCGGGTGCGCGGCGTGAGCCCGCAGGAGTACCGGCGGCAGCCGGCCGGAGCCGCCGGGTGA